Proteins encoded together in one Miscanthus floridulus cultivar M001 chromosome 16, ASM1932011v1, whole genome shotgun sequence window:
- the LOC136510759 gene encoding beta-amyrin 28-monooxygenase-like gives MVPPVFTMMRKTVEDVEYGGYIIPKGWQVIHAANMTQWDPAIFPEPGRFDPAQFDNASAVPPFALVPFGGSARICTGNEFARVETLVAVHHIVTIFRWKLAAGCDRSFSRFSLPYPSQGLLIDIEPIQK, from the coding sequence ATGGTGCCTCCGGTGTTCACCATGATGAGGAAGACGGTGGAGGACGTCGAGTACGGCGGCTACATCATACCCAAGGGCTGGCAGGTGATCCACGCGGCCAACATGACGCAGTGGGACCCGGCCATCTTCCCGGAGCCCGGCAGGTTCGACCCGGCTCAGTTCGATAACGCGTCGGCGGTGCCGCCCTTCGCCCTCGTTCCCTTCGGCGGCAGCGCGCGCATCTGCACCGGGAACGAGTTCGCCAGGGTGGAGACGCTGGTGGCCGTGCACCACATCGTGACGATCTTCAGGTGGAAGCTCGCCGCCGGCTGCGACCGCAGCTTCTCCAGGTTTTCGCTGCCGTACCCGTCTCAGGGCCTCCTCATCGACATCGAACCTATTCAGAAATGA
- the LOC136510760 gene encoding galactoside 2-alpha-L-fucosyltransferase-like yields the protein MRNRVIRVVAGEAVSAHQPSHEEYQRSGARSHEHKAWAEIYLLSLTDVLVTTGMSTFGYVAQGLGGVRPWVLYKATNSSTVPDPPCGWDVSMESCFHKPPSYDCRLKQWATDISKDVPYIQHCDDLSWGLKLVGRNK from the coding sequence ATGAGGAACAGAGTTATACGAGTTGTGGCCGGCGAGGCGGTGAGCGCGCACCAGCCGAGCCATGAGGAGTACCAGCGCTCCGGCGCCAGGTCGCACGAGCACAAGGCGTGGGCCGAGATATACCTGTTGAGCCTGACTGATGTGCTGGTGACCACCGGCATGTCGACGTTCGGTTACGTGGCGCAGGGGCTCGGCGGCGTGCGGCCGTGGGTGCTATACAAGGCTACCAACAGCTCTACCGTGCCCGATCCGCCGTGCGGCTGGGACGTGTCCATGGAGTCGTGCTTCCACAAACCACCGAGCTATGATTGTCGTCTGAAGCAGTGGGCGACGGACATCTCAAAGGATGTGCCGTACATCCAGCACTGTGACGACTTGAGCTGGGGGCTGAAACTTGTTGGTCGGAACAAATAG